GATGGAGAAGGCCAAAGGTTTAGGCCAAAGGATGATCTCCTTTGTGTCGTGGAAGGAATGGAGATGGCCGATGGCGTAGGCCAAAGGATGATCTCTTTTGTGTCATGGAAGGAAAATAGATAAGGTGAAGGTTCAGTGGAAAGGATGATCTTCACGTCATGGTCGATGATTTGAGAGAAGGGGCAAACTGGCAGCAGTGTGATTCGTGAATGGAGATTGGAGAGGACTCAGAAGAGGGGCAAGTGGGAAACTAGGAAATTGGGCAAACATTGATTTTTTGAACATTATTTATCTTCAATGTTTTGGGCCGAATTAATTGGGTTGGTTTCATTAACTTGGGCTGAGAATTGCTCTTTTTATCCTTGGGTGGTAGGGCAAATATTAGACTCTTGGTATTGGGCCAACTTAATGAGCCCTTTACCGAGCTCCTTAACGAGCATATTCGAGCCCGTTATTGAGCCACTCACGAGCCAAGCTCAGTTGTGCTCACGCTCGGCTCATTTACAAACCAAGCCCAAAAATTGGGTTTGGGACTCGCGCATTTAGATAATAAATGAACTCGAATGAGCCCTTACTCAGCTCCTGAGCCACCCGTGAGAGGCTTGGTTCGTTTGCAGCTCTATAGGTAACATATACCACTTTTGTGAATAGACTGGTGAGagaagaaaatgagaaagaatgAAATAAAGAACCTATTTAGTAGTGGGTTATTGCATGATATTTATTAAGTTGAGTTGGAAATCCCCTTATAATAAATACTATACATATTTATACCTTTTTCCAGATATAACCTATATTAATTTTATGATTACaagcataaatttaaaataataaattcaaataataaaaaaagtttataaaatatttaaaacctaATTATAAATTAGGTCCATTTTATAATATTAAAGTTCCAAATTATTATAACGAACATGTTTGTTCAATACCTATCTACCTTGTCACTTAATGATAGACAACTTTGGCGTAAGTGACAATCATCATCAAATTTCAACTAATGATATATGTGACTATCATATGTTATGTAAGTGACAAGAGATGTCAAATATTTGACTTATATCTCCTCTAAATAATTGTGTGTTTAGCCACTGCTATCTTAATTGAGTGATCACCATCCCACTTCAAGGTACACAAAGATAAtacataaaaattaaatgaagatggaatttgttatttaaatttttatgttttgttATTCAACTCCGTTGACGAAAGCAGACAGTCTGCAAGAGAAATTAATTGCAGCTTCCCTCAATTCTGTAACTGCAGCACATTTCTGAGATGCTACAAATTAATTTATTCTGCCTACTATGTCAAGAGCAACCGAAGCTTTACATCTCGGCGATTTCAGATCGATTCAGCAAAACCCCAAATACAGCACAAACACTCAAACATCACACCCGAACCATCAAAATTCACAAAACACAACAAAAACAGAGAGGTAACAGAGACGAAACATGTTTTAGAGTTGAAAAAGGACCCAGAATGTGAGATTCTAACTGATCTCCATCTCAGGCGATCTTCACCTCGATGGTCTTCGGCTTCTTAGGCTCCGGCGGTGGCAACTTCTCCACCGTCACCGTCAGCACGCCGTCCTGGCAAACCGCCGAAATCTTATCAGTGTTGGCATTCTCCGGCAGAGAGAATTTCCTGATGAACTTCCCCACCCTGCGCTCCATCCTCACGTATTTGGCGCCGTCCTTCTCCTCCGCCTCCCGTTTCCTCTCACCGCTGACGAGAAGCACATTTTCGTCCTCCACCTGCACCTTGACGTCGCCGCTCTTCAGCCCCGGCATGTCCACCACGAACACGTACGAGTTCGGGTACTCCTTGACGTCCATCGGAGTCGCCGCCATCGCCTCCGCGTCCCTGACGTACTTCCGGCTGGGGGAGTTGAAGGACTTGTCGGCCTCGTCGGCGGTGTCCAGAATGTGCTGCAGAGTGGAAAACAGAGGCGAGTCGAAGCCTCGGATCCTCATATCCATACTTCTAATTCTTCAAATCCTTCTACTCAGGGTTGGAATTGAAAATGATAGTGCAAGGAATTGAAATTGGTTTGTTGGAAATCTTGGGAATGATCTAATGTCGATGGAGAGGAGCGAGGCATGCATGTGCTCTTATAGGGGGAGTGGACAGGTGAGGAGGGGGAACAGAGGAAGCGTGTGGAGGGGGCTGGAGGGATTCGGAACTTTCCAGAGGTTCCGTGAactttataatattattaatttattaataggTAAAAGGGGAGGTTGTgataatatcttttaaaatactacaaaaaataataatcttctccaaaaattaaaaaaatttaataatattacAAAAGATACATGAAAATAAATGGAGatgatataaaaatttatatgGTTCGATTATGTTTACTTTACAGGTGGATGTGATAAAAAAATTCACTATCACGAATGGAATTATAAGGTAATTTAGAATCGGCATTGTACAAAATATCGAAATCGATCTTGTACGAGATATCTCTCTTATCTTTATTTCTCCTCTTCTTTTTATATACCCTTCTTACTTCAAAAGTGCAAGTGag
This genomic stretch from Malania oleifera isolate guangnan ecotype guangnan chromosome 3, ASM2987363v1, whole genome shotgun sequence harbors:
- the LOC131152309 gene encoding 17.3 kDa class II heat shock protein-like, translating into MDMRIRGFDSPLFSTLQHILDTADEADKSFNSPSRKYVRDAEAMAATPMDVKEYPNSYVFVVDMPGLKSGDVKVQVEDENVLLVSGERKREAEEKDGAKYVRMERRVGKFIRKFSLPENANTDKISAVCQDGVLTVTVEKLPPPEPKKPKTIEVKIA